A genomic window from Candidatus Babeliales bacterium includes:
- a CDS encoding glycosyltransferase, which yields DLQEKVTLHGWATQEEVISILDTSHIFVLPSRTGPDGNEEGIANALKEAMAMGLVSVGTWHAGTPELIEDGVSGFLVHEKSVFQLSRTLEYIIEHPEIWKPVALAARKKIEAEFEIKHAVEQLEILFYQLLTNN from the coding sequence GATCTACAAGAAAAAGTTACTTTGCATGGGTGGGCAACACAAGAGGAGGTTATTTCTATTTTAGATACATCTCATATTTTTGTACTACCATCACGAACAGGACCGGATGGTAATGAAGAAGGTATTGCAAATGCTTTAAAAGAAGCAATGGCAATGGGTCTAGTTTCTGTCGGTACATGGCATGCAGGAACGCCTGAGCTAATCGAAGATGGCGTATCAGGGTTTCTTGTACATGAAAAGAGTGTGTTTCAGCTATCAAGAACCCTTGAATATATTATTGAACATCCAGAAATATGGAAGCCTGTTGCTTTGGCTGCGCGAAAAAAGATTGAAGCTGAATTTGAGATTAAGCATGCTGTTGAGCAATTAGAAATA